The sequence GGTTTGAGAATCCCAATTCCAGCGGCATTCACCAGTACGTCAATCCGACCAAAGGTAGCCACCGCCTCATTCATCAGGTTTTGCACCTGCGCCGGGTCGGTAATGTCCGTGGGTACTTTTAAGCCACCGGGGGCGGATAGAGTGTCCAACGCCTCTGGATGCCGCCCTGCCAAAACCAACTTTGCCCCCAAGGGATGCAACCGCTCGACCACGGCTCGCCCAATCCCCCCGGTAGCACCCACCACGACAATGACTTTATCCTGCAACATCTGTTACATTTCTTAAAACTCTGTTCACTATAGCAAATCGGGTGAGCGTGTCACAATGGGCGGGGAGTAGGGGGCAAAGCGGGTGCGAACGGGATTGCTGGTGGCGGTGGTGGTGATGACCTATGTGGGGTTGGGGCTGGGGCGTTGGCCGGGGGTGGGGCTGAACCGACCGACGATTGCCTGGGTGGGGGTGGCGGGGGTGGTGGCCTTGGGGGGCATGACGGTGCCGGGGGCGTGGCAGGCGGTGGATGGGCGGACGATGGTGTTTTTGCTGAGCATGATGCTGGTGAATGGGGCGTTGACCGAGGCGGGGGTGTTTGGGTGGCTGTTGCAGGGGTTGGTGCGCCACAGTCGGCATCCCCTGGGGCTACTGCTGGTGGTGACGGGGGGGACGGGGGTGCTGTCGGCGTTTTTGCTGAATGATACCTTGGCTTTGGTGGCAACACCCTTGCTCCTGCGGGTGACCCAAACTTTGGGGGTGAATCCGGTGCCCTACCTGCTGGCCTTGGCGGCGGCAACGAATGTGGGTTCCGTGGCGACCCTGGGCGGCAATCCCCAGAATATTCTGGTGGGGGGGTTGTCTGGGATCAGTTATGGCTGGTTTGCCCAGGTGATGGTGCCGGTCGCAGTGGTGGGGTTGCTGTTGGTGGCGGGCTGGGTGTGGCTGTTGTATCCCGAGGTGCGTTCCCGGCAACGGTTTCCGGCGGTGACCTTGGCGTGGACAACACCGGCGCAGGGGTTGGGGTTCCATCTGCTGGTGACAGGGGGGTTACTGTTGGGGTTGGCGGCGGGGGTGCCCTTGGCGGAAGCGGCGTGGGTGGGGGCGGCGGTACTGCTGTGTCGCCACGGACGGCATCCGGAAACCTTGCTGGCGCAGGTGGATTGGGGACTGCTGGTGTTGTTTGGGGGGTTGTTTGTACTCACCCAGACCACCCGGGATTTGGGAATTCTCCAGCCGTTGGCGGATTTGGCGACCCACCCGTGGGAGTGGCTGGGGGTGACAACCCTACTGTCCAATTTGATTTCCAATGTGCCGACGGTTCTGCTCCTGTCTGCGGTCATCCCAGCGGCGGATACCCAGGGCTGGCTGTTGTTGGCGGCGGGGGCGACCCTGGCGGGGAATTTGACCCTGTTTGGGGCGGTGGCTAATCTGATTACCGTGGAGGCGGCGGGGCGGGCGGGGTATCCCGTCTCCTTTGTCAGCCATCTGCGCCTGGGGGTGCCCGTGACCCTTTCTACCCTGGGAGTGGCTTACCTCTGGATTCGGGCGGTCGGGTAGGTCAGGGGGTCACTTCCCGCAGGTGAATGACATCCCGGTAGGGGTCCACGTGGGTCACTTGCACCTGGAGGTGTTCCCCCAATTTCACGGGTCGTTGCACCCGCATCCCCAATTCCAGCCCCAGTTCCTCTAACAGCACCAGCACCAGGTCCATGTCCTCCCGCAACCAGCGCAGTACCAGGGCGGTCCACACCCCTTGGCCGTGGCGGCGCAGGTATTCCAGACTCCAATAGCGGTTGGTTTGCCGTTCCACCAGACTCGCCTCCTGGGTGGCCGCCGTCACACTCTGGAGAATGCTTTGCAATTCCGCCGCTGCAAAGACCGGGGCTTCCCCCCGCAGGTGCGCCTTGAGTTGCCAATGGGCAAGCAAATCCCCATAGCGGCGAATCGGGGACGTGGCCTGCACATAGGCATCTAGCCCCAAACTGGCATGACGACCAGGGGTAACACTCACCTCGCTTTTGGTCAAACAGCGGCGAATCGCACAGGTGCGCACCGGCCCCCCCGGCAGTTGCAACAATTCCTCCTCCGAGGGCAATTCCGGCTGGGGTTGGGAACGAAAGGGCATGGCTAACCCAGCGTTTTGGGCATAGCGAGCCGTCACCTCCCCCGCCAGGATCATCATTTCCGCCACCATCAACCGGGCTGGGGAAGGCTGTTGCAACCGCACCTCCACCTGGTCATCAGTAACTTTGATGTCCGCCTCCGGCATCTGAATCTGGATTGCTCCTTGGGCTAACCGCCAATGTAACCGCCGTTCCGCCCATTGGGATAGGTGCAGAAGTTCCCGTTCCCGCTCAATTTGCAACTGGAGCAATTCATCCACATCCTCATAGGTGAGGCGGTAGGTGGGGCGCACCCAACTGGCGGTGATCTGAAACTCGGCAATTGCCCCGGACGGCTCTAAAATCACCCCGAAACTGAGGGCACAACAGGTCTGCCCCTGCTGTAAACTCATGGGTCCGGTCGCCAAAACCTCCGGGAACATGGGAATCACCCCGGTGGGCAAATACACGCTCGTACTGCGGCGGCGGGCTTCCTGGTCCAAAATATCCCCTGGGGTCAGCCACCGCCCCGGGTCGGCAATGTGAATCCACAACCGCTCCCGCCCATCGGGCAACAGCTCCCAACTCAACCCGTCATCAATTTCCTTGGTGCTAATATCGTCAATGGTATAGACCTTCAGGGCGGTCAAATCCTTCCGCCAAGGGGCATCCAGGTCGGTGGGCGGGTCTTCAACACGCATGGCAACCGCCTCCAAAACAGCCGGGGGAAAGGTGGTGGGCAGGGAACTGCGCCGCAGTGCCAGGTTTTCGTGGGGATGCCACCAACCCAAATCCACGAGCAATTCATGGGCTCCCGCTGGGGTGACCGGGCGATCCAGATGCGCCAGCAATTCCGCTACGGGACGGGACTCCTGCCCCTCCAGGATAACAAATTGTTCTAGTTGCTCTAGGAGATGCCGTTCTTTCCCAGACCAGGTGACGGTTTCCCCTTGGAGTGCCTGCTGAATTTTGCTGTAAAATGTATTAACTTCTTCTTGCTTTTGCGCCGCCTTTTCCAACTGATGGCGAATGTCTTGCACCTGTTGGGGGGAGCGGGGTTCGTAGTAGTCCCCCTTTTGTTTGAAAAAAATCCGGTCTTGACTCAGCAGGCGGTGGGCGGCGTAGCAAATCGGCGGGTCGGTCTGGTTAAAAATTAATTGCGCCAGTTCCTGGGGGTTGGTGAGCCGGTGGTCGGGGCTGAGCAATTCCCAGGCTAATTCCAGGGCATCCGGGTCCTGGTAGGCACGGGCGGCTTGTTCAAATTCAGGGATATCCTCGGCTAGGTAGGTGCGTCCCGGCACGGCAAAGCTGATCTGGCGGGGATGCAGGCTGTAGTTGCGCCCCTGGGCATCGCTGGCGATCCAGTTTTTTTTGCCATCCGGGCGTTGGATCACCCCCAAGCGGGTGCCGCCGTCGGTCTGAAATTCGATTAAGGTGCCCTTGTCCACGGTGGCGATTTGGTTACTAGCCTCTGGTTGCACAGGTTCTATTTCTATTATGAACCGGGGGGTCACAGTTCCCGGCGACCTTCGAGGGCTTTGGCGAGGGTCAGTTCGTCCGCATACTCCAAATCCCCCCCTACGGGCAGACCGGAGGCGATGCGGGTCACCCGGGTCAAAGGTTGCAACAGCCGCCCCAGGTATAAAATCGTGGTTTCGCCTTCGATGGTGGGGCTGAGGGCGAGAATCACTTCCTTGGGCTGGGTTTCCCCCACCCGTTTGACCAGGGCGTTGATGGTCAGTTGTTCGGGGCCGATGCCGTCCATTGGGGAAATCACCCCCCCCAGCACGTGGTATTTGCCCCGGTATTCCCGGGTTTTTTCCAGGGCAATCACATCCCGGGAGTCGGTGACCACGCAAATGGTCTGGTTGTCCCGCTCTGGGTTGGCGCAAATCTCACAGATGGGTGCCGCCGACAGGTGATAACAGATTTGGCAGTGCCCCACCTGTTGTTTGGCTTCCAACAGGGCGGTCGCCAGGGCGTGGATTTCCTGTTCTGGTTGTTTGACCAAATGGAGTGCCAACCGTTGGGCGGATTTGGGACCAATGCCAGGAAGGCGTTGCAGGCGTTCGATCAACCGGGCGAGGGGACGGGTGTAGGCGGAACTCAAGGAGCAACCCCAGGGCAATCCCTTTATGTTATGGCTATCTTAGCGGCTGATCACCGGGGCGGGTTCCCCTGCTGGGACAAAAATCAAGGCGACCCCATTGATGCAATAGCGTTCGCCGGTGGGACGGGGTCCATCGGGAAATACGTGCCCCAAATGACCGCCGCAGGTGTTGCAGTGGACTTCGACCCGGCGCATCCCGTAGGACAGGTCTTCGCTGGTGCCCACCGCTCCGGGAACTGGGGCATAAAAGCTGGGCCAGCCGGTACCGCTGTTGAACTTAGTATCCGAGGTGAACAGGAGGGTGCCACACCCGGCGCAGTAGTAATTCCCTGGGGCGTAATTTTTGTCCAGGGGGCTACTGCCTGCCCGTTCCGTGCCGTGCTGGCGGAGGATGCGAAATTGCTCCGGTTTCAGGATTTTTTGCCATTCCTCATCGGTGCGGGGCAAAGGGGCGGGGGGTTCCATAGGGGACTCACAGATGGATAGGAGGTCAATCGGTTTCTACCGATTTCTAATATAACGTTACGGACAGGGCAGGCGGTGGGTTGGCGGGCAGTTAGAATTGAAAAAATGAGTTTCCCCTTGCGCCAACCGTGCTTGCCGACCACCCTACGACCCATTCCCCTGCCACGCCGCTGGTGCCCCACCGGCAGATGATCGCCATTCTGGATTTTGGTTCCCAGTATTCGGAATTGATCGCCCGCCGCATCCGGGAAACCCAAGTTTACTCGGAAGTGTTGCCCTACCACACCACCGTCGAGCAGTTGCGGGCTTGGCAACCCCGGGGGATTATCCTCTCCGGGGGCCCCAATTCCGTCTATGACCGGGGGGCGCCCCAGTGTGACCCGGGGATTTGGCAGTTGGGGATTCCCATCCTGGGGGTGTGTTACGGGATGCAGTTGATGGTGCAACAGTTGGGGGGGCGGGTGGTGCGCTCGGCCCTGGGGGAATACGGCAAGGCGGCACTGCACATTGACGACCCGACGGATTTATTGACCAATGTGGAGGACGGCACCACCATGTGGATGAGCCACGGGGACAGTGTGGTGCAACTGCCGGAGGGGTTTGCCATTTTAGCGCATACGGAAAATTGCCCCTGTGCGGCCATTGCCGACCACCAGCACAACTGGTATGGAGTGCAATTTCACCCGGAGGTGGTGCATTCCCAGGGGGGGATGGCGCTGATCCGCAATTTTGTCTATCACATCTGCGGCTGTGAACCCACCTGGACGACGGCGGCCTTTGTGGAGGAAGCCATTAATGAAATCCGGGTGAAAGTCGGGGACAAGCGGGTGCTGCTGGCCCTGTCCGGGGGGGTGGATTCCTCGACCTTGGCGTTTTTGTTGCACCGGGCGATTGGCAATCAACTCACCTGTGTGTTTATTGACCAGGGCTTTATGCGCAAGTTGGAACCGGAGCGACTGGTCAAACTTTTCCATGAGCAATTTCATATCCCGGTGGAGTATGTCAACGCCCGGGAGCGGTTTTTGCAGGCGATCAAGGGGGTGACGGACCCGGAGGAAAAACGGCGGGTGATCGGGCATGAATTTATCCGGGTGTTTGAAAGCGAATCCAAACGTTTGGGCCCGTTTGACTATCTCGCCCAGGGAACCCTCTACCCGGATGTGATCGAATCGGCGGGGGGTGCCCTTGACCCCCAAACCGGGGAGCGGGTGGCGGTGAAAATCAAAAGCCATCACAACGTGGGGGGACTGCCCAAGGATTTGCAATTTAAGCTGATTGAACCCCTGCGCCGTCTGTTCAAGGACGAGGTGCGTAAGGTCGCCCGGGCTTTGAAGCTCCCGGATGAGATCATCCAACGGCAACCCTTTCCGGGACCCGGTTTAGCCATTCGCATCATTGGGGAAGTCACCCCGGAACGGCTGGAAACCCTGCGGGAAGCGGATTGGATCGTCCGGCAGGAAATCAACCGGCATGGCTTGTACAACCAACTGTGGCAGTCCTTTGCGGTGCTCTTGCCCGTGCGTTCCGTGGGGGTGATGGGGGATAAACGCACCTATGCTTACCCGATTGTCCTGCGCTTTGTCACCAGCGAAGATGGGATGACGGCGGATTGGGCACGGGTACCCCACGAGTTTTTGGAACTGGTCGCCAACCGGATTGTCAACGAAGTGCCGGGGGTCAATCGGGTGGTGTATGACATCACCTCCAAACCGCCGGGGACGATTGAGTGGGAATAGGTAGCCGCTCAGGCGGGGATGGGTTATACTGCACTCTTGGTGGTGGCGGTCATGCCCAGGGTGCTGACCCCAAGGGAAATCGCCAGATACCGCTTTGTTTCTGCCCGGTCGTGGGGGTTGCTGGGGGTACGCCAAGGTACCAGTGCGGCGGTAGCTTCCCGATGAGGACGCTGTTCACCTTTACTAAGTTCTATGACTTTGACCCCTCGCTTGATTCATCCGGTTGCCAATGGTCATTTGCCCAAGTTAGCTGATGGGGCTATAGCTGAAGATAATAATTTCGTGATCGTCACCAACCCGAACCCGGAAGTTTATTTAGACAGCGAACCGGTCATCCGCAGTCAAAAGACCGACCCGGAGTTGGGGCAACGGGTGGCGCAATTTTTGATCGCTAAAGGGGTAGCCACACCCCAGGTGGAGACGGGTTTGGATGATACCCAAAAGCGCACGTTGATTGCCCGGCATTTTGCGGAAATTATGCGAATTTTGGGTTTGGATTTGCGGGACGATAGTTTGGCAGATACCCCCCGGCGGGTGGCGCAGATGTACGTGGATGAAATTTTCTATGGTTTGGACTGGCGCAATTTCCCCAAATGCACCACGGTGGACAACAAGATGGGCTATAGCTCGATGGTGGTGGAGCGGAATATCAATGTGCAGAGCAATTGTGAGCATCACTTTGTAATCATTGATGGCCGGGCCCATGTGGCTTATATTCCCAAGGAAAAGGTGTTGGGGCTATCCAAGATCAACCGGGTGGTCGAGTACTTTGCCAAGCGTCCCCAGATTCAGGAGCGGTTGACGGAGCAGATTTTCTATGCCCTGTCCTACATTCTGGAAACGGAGGATATTGCGGTGCTGATCCAGGCGAAGCACTACTGTGTCAAATCCCGGGGGGTGGAGGATGTGAATTCCGATACGGTGACGAGTAAGCTGGGGGGGGTATTTCTCCTGAGTACGGCGACCCGTTCGGAGTTTATGCGGTTGGTGCATGGGGCGGTGATTTCCTAGGGATTTTGGTGTAATCTGCAATTAAAACCAGGTGTGCCTATGGATGCGACATTCCCAGAACCGACCGCTGAAACCAACCTGATGGATGATGTGGAGACGGTGATCAGTTCTTTGGCGGAGGCGGATTCTGCCCAAGTCAGCCATTTGGAACAGGGGTGTGTCTGGCGGTTTCGCTATGGCACGGCGCAAGTTTACGTGCAGATGACCGGGGTGACCCCCGATGATACCTTTACCGTCTGGTCGGCGATTCTGAAGTTGCCGGTACAAAATCCGCTGGAATTGTATCAACAACTGTTGGCATTGAATTGGGCGACGACGATGGAGGCCCGCTTTGCGATTTTGGACCAGGAGGTGGTGGTGGTGGGCACCCGCTCGGTGATGGAATTAGACCCTTCGGAAATCGCCCGTATGATTACGATTGTGGCATCTTTAGCCGACCTATACGACGAGGAGTTGCAGGCGAAATTCCCGGCGGTGGCATGAACCGTTGGCGGCTGCGGATTCACCAACTGCTCGCCCAACCGACCTCCCGTCTGGCGGCGAGTGTTTTGTCCAAGTACCGCCTGCGCCTGCTGGGTACAGTGTTGTTGAATGTGGGCACCGGTTTGCTGGAGGGTTCGACCTACCTCTCGGTGTACCTGGCGTTGAGTGTTTTGGGGGATGAGCAGTTTCGTGTCCCGTTTTTGTGGCGGTGGGTGGGGGACTGGCCCCGTTTGCAGGTGGTGGCGCTGTTGGTGGTGATTGCCCTGGGGTTTCAGGTTCTTCAAAGTGCTTTGAAGTATTTCAGCATCCTGATCACTAGCTATCTGGGCAATCGGATCAGTATGTACGTAAGCCAATTGTTATTTGAGCGGATGTTACATTTTAGTTTTCCCTGTATTAGCCGTTATCGGCACGGGGAGTTGGTGAATTTTTTAGATTTGGGCATCTTGTCCAGTAGCCTGGTTTTAACCAGTAATCGTCTGGTGTTGGCGATGTGCCTGATGGCTTCCTACCTGGCGGTTTTGATTTGGATTTCCCCCTTGGTGTTGTTGTCAACCCTGGTTTTATCGGCGACGTTGATCTGGATGCAACGGCAAATTATCCCTCGGATTCAAAAGGCCGCCTTTTCCCTCACGGGGGAATCTGCCGATGTTAAAAGCCATATGGTCGAGAGCCTCCAGGCCCTGCGGGTGATTTACAGTTTTAATCGCCATGACTACACCCTGGCGCAATTGCGGTATCTGCAACGGAATGTCCTGCGGCTGATTGACCGGCAGGTGGCCTGGAGTACCTTGCCTGACCCGCTTTCCTCGGTTTTGTCCACGACGGTACTTTCCGTGATGCTGTTGGGGGGGCTGTGGGTACTAAGCCAGGGCCGTCCCGTGAATTTGCTTTTGCCCACCTTGGCCACGTTTATTTCGGCCTACAACCGGTTTGCCGCCCAGAGCCAGAATTTGGTGCGGATGTCCACGGAATTGGGGGTGCTGTGCGGTTCCCTGCAGATGTTAAATGGGTTTCTCGACCCCCAGGATAAGGAATTTTTGCGGACGGAGGGCTTGCCGTTTGCGGGCATCCAGCGGGAAATCCGGTTTGACCGGGTGACGTTGCAGTATCCGGGGACGGCGGCACCGGCGGTGGTGGATTTGAGTTTTACCCTCCCGGCGGGGCAGGTGACCGCTTTGGTGGGGGCTTCCGGGGCGGGGAAATCCTCCGTAGCGGACCTGCTGATTGGTCTGTATGAACCCACGGCGGGGCAAATTCTGGTGGATGGGGTGGACCGGCGGGAACTGTCCTTGGCGGACTGGTGGCAGTATCTGGGGGTGGTGAGTCAGGATAATTTTGTGTTCAATGCCACGATTCGGGAAAATATCCGTTTTGGCCGGTTGGAGGCGACGGATGCGGAGGTGGAGCGGGCGGCAGAGGCGGCCTATGCGGCGGAATTTATCGAGCGGTTGCCCGAGGGGTACGATACGGTGGTGGGGGAACGGGGCTACCGGCTTTCCGGGGGACAGCGGCAACGGTTGGCCCTGGCACGGGCGATTTTGCGCCAACCCAAACTGTTAGTACTGGATGAGGCCACCTCGGCTCTGGATTCCCAATCGGAGGCTTTGGTGCAACAGGCTTTGTATGCTTTTCAACAAAACCGCACGGTCCTGGTGATTGCCCACCGGTTGTCCACGATTCGCAATGCCGACCAAATCCTGGTGCTGGAGCAGGGGCGCTTGGTGGAGCAGGGCACCCACGAGGAATTGCTCCGCCGGGGGGGAGCCTATGCCCACTACTGGCAGTTGCAGGTGGCGGGGCAAAAACCGGCTCCGGAGTTAGGGGCGAGGGCGTAAATGCTATTCTGGGGCTAACCCTTCGCTGAGAACCAGTTATGACGTGGGCAATGGTAACGGTCTGTGGTTACGTGGCGGCCAAACCGACGATTCGCCATTTTGAACGGGGCACGGTGCTGTGCAGTTTTCCCCTGTACGTAAGCCGCCGCAAAACGGAAGGGGAGGAGGTTCCCCCCTTGAAATTTCAGGTGGAAATATGGGGCAATCAGGCGGAAACGGCCATGAATTTATTGGATAAGGGGGCACGCACCACCGTCACCGGGCGGCTGGATGAAGACCATTACACGGATAAAGAGGGACAACCGGCCACGGCGTTGAAAATCCGCTTTGCGGAGGTGTTGGATTACGGGGTGAAACCGGCGGAGGAACCGGCACCGGCCAGTCCATGACCGCAGATGAACACTACATGACCCGTTGCCTGGAGTTGGCCCAACAGGCGTGGGGACGTACCAGTCCCAATCCCTTGGTGGGGGCGGTGATTGTCCAAGCCGGGCAGGTGGTGGGGGAGGGGTTCCATCCCCAGGCGGGACAGCCCCATGCGGAGGTGTTTGCTCTGCGGGCGGCGGGGGATCAGGCTCGGGGGGCCACCCTCTATGTGAACTTGGAGCCGTGTAATCACTTTGGCCGTACTCCCCCCTGTACGGAAGCGGTGATCCAAGCCGGGATTCGGCGGGTGGTGGTGGGGATGATTGACCCCGACCCCCGGGTGACAGGGAGCGGGATTGCCCGGTTACGGCAGGCGGGCATTGAGGTGACGGTGGGGGTGTTGGCCGAGGACTGTCAGGCTCTCAACGAAGGGTTTTGCCATCGGGTGCAGACCGGGCGGGCCTTTGGCATTCTCAAGTACGCCATGACCCTAGATGGAAAAATTGCCAGCAGTACGGGGGACAGCCTCTGGATCACGGGGGAGGCGGCCCGGCAATGGGTTTATCGCCTGCGTTCCCGTTGTGATGCGGTGATCACCGGCGGGAATACGGTGCGGCGGGACAATCCGGCCTTGACCACCCACGGGTTAACCCCCCATTCGCCCCTGCGGGTGGTGTTGTCCCACAGCCTGAATTTGCCCTGGGATGCCCAGGTGTGGCAGGGGGATGAACAGCGGCGCACCCTATTGATCACGCCCCGGCGGGCCGAGCGACCAGCGCTATTAGAAAAACTCCAGGCTTTGGGGGTAGAGGTGCTGGAACTAGAACCCTGTACTCCGGCAACGGTGGTGGCAGAACTGACCCAGCGGGGTTGTAATACGGTGCTGTGGGAATGTGGGGGGACTCTGGCGGCCCAGGCGATCCGGGCAGGGGCCGTGCAAAAAATCATGGCGTTTATCGCCCCAAAACTCATTGGGGGTGTCCAGGCACCGACCCCGGTGGGGGACTTGGGCGTGACCCAGATGCAGAGGGCACTGGCATTAACCCGTTGTCACCTGGAACCCATCGGGCAGGATTGGCTCATCCAAGGTTATCTCCCAGCCGAGACCCCACCCTTGGGAATTATCTAAATTACGGCAATCTGAATGACTTTACCAGGGGCTACCGATGAGGGTAAACGCCGCCCAGTAGTAGGGATGGTTCAACACCTGATCCCCCCGCTGGGCAATCGCTGACGGCACCGGAATGCCGCCCCGCACCCCCCGCAGTTCGCCCCCTTTAATCGTGACTTTCCCTCGCAACATGGCAATTTGCGCCTGCCGCAATGCCTCCGCCTTGATGGGTGCCTGCCGCAGATTTTTGTAAAACTCGGTCATCAACGCCAGGGTGCCCTCATCCGACACATACCACAGGGAAGCTAGGGCACTTTTCACCCCCGCCTGCACCGCCAAACCCGCAAACCCCAATTCCGCACTCACATCCCCCACCGACGTCCGACAGGCACTCAGGGTCAACAATTCCACCACATTCGGTTCCCGCAGAGGCAATTGCCGCAGTTGAGGTAAATTCAACCGTTGATTGTTGCCAAATTCAATGTAAGAATCGCTCAATCGTCCCGGGGCAAAATCCGCATGGGTCGCCAAGTGGATGATGGGATAACCGCCCTGCAATCGCTCCTGGGTCAAGCGTTGCACCGTAAATTCCTGATTCAAAAAGGACTGCCCCGGCCATTCCTCCGTAATCACCTTCAATTCCACCGGTACCGCTGGTAAAGGCGCTTGATTGGCAAAGGTATCGGCCCCCATCGCCAACACCCGACTATCCCGCAGGTTGCGGTAACGGGTATCAATCAAATTCACGCTGGGAATCAGAGCCGTGCTGTATTTTTCCACCAAAAACCGCTGGCCATCATGCAGAGCCGCCACGGGCAATAACCGCAAGCCATTGTCCATCGAGAACAGCAGGGTATCAATCCCCTGGGCTTGCAATTCTTTTTCAATGGGCGCAATGAACCACCGGTACAACTGCTGGGCATCTTTTAGGTAAGCATCGCTGGTACGCTGGCGGGGGTCTCTCAAAGCATTCAAAAATCGTTCCACCACCGGCATCAAGTTGGCTCGTTTCGCTTCAGGAATCCCCCGCACCACGGGCTGGACTTTGGCTTCCCGCTGGGCAAATGGCTCGGTGGACGCAACCAAACCTGCTCTAGCCACCCCTGCCCGACTCCCCGGCGGAATAGCGGCAATCGTCAACTGCTGTTCATCCACCACCAAATAAACAATGGCGGTTTTTTTGCCCGTTTCCTTAGCCAAGCGACTGAGCATATTCCCAATCGCTTCGACCGAGTTTAAGTTATTAATGGGGCTGACTCCTAAAAAGCGATCAAATTCCTTGGTAAATAAGGTATCTAGTGGCAAAATTGCCGCAAAATCCCCGCTACCTAATGCTGTTCTGATTTCCCCGCCAAAAGGGACAATACTAGTAGTTCCCTCTTGGGGAGTTTGGATAGTACCGGAATCAATTACAAGGAGACCATCCCCAGAAAAACTTTCCAGGCTACCAGTATTGATATTGCCGCCTGCACCCAAAAAGATACCTTCACTGGTAATATCACCGGTTTGGATATTGCCAAACTCATTAACAATCAGGACAACCCCGGCAAGACTCAATAGTTCAGCGGTATTGATACTACTTGCCTCCCCAAAGGTAGCAATACCAATGCTTCCCAAGAGGGTAGCGATATTACCAGTACGGATATTGCCGGAAGTGCTAACAATGAAAACATCCCCAAGCAAGGTAATGATATCGCCGGTTTGGATATTGCCGAACTCGCTAATAATATTGACATTCCCAAGGGCAGAAGTGATGTTACCAGATTTAACATTACCGGAAGTGCTACCAGTGCTACCGACGAGGACATCCAAAGAAGCAGTAATATCACCGGTTTCAATGTTGCCGGACTCGCTGACAACGCTAACTTTC comes from Synechococcus sp. C9 and encodes:
- a CDS encoding anion transporter, whose protein sequence is MRTGLLVAVVVMTYVGLGLGRWPGVGLNRPTIAWVGVAGVVALGGMTVPGAWQAVDGRTMVFLLSMMLVNGALTEAGVFGWLLQGLVRHSRHPLGLLLVVTGGTGVLSAFLLNDTLALVATPLLLRVTQTLGVNPVPYLLALAAATNVGSVATLGGNPQNILVGGLSGISYGWFAQVMVPVAVVGLLLVAGWVWLLYPEVRSRQRFPAVTLAWTTPAQGLGFHLLVTGGLLLGLAAGVPLAEAAWVGAAVLLCRHGRHPETLLAQVDWGLLVLFGGLFVLTQTTRDLGILQPLADLATHPWEWLGVTTLLSNLISNVPTVLLLSAVIPAADTQGWLLLAAGATLAGNLTLFGAVANLITVEAAGRAGYPVSFVSHLRLGVPVTLSTLGVAYLWIRAVG
- a CDS encoding ribonuclease R family protein, which gives rise to MDKGTLIEFQTDGGTRLGVIQRPDGKKNWIASDAQGRNYSLHPRQISFAVPGRTYLAEDIPEFEQAARAYQDPDALELAWELLSPDHRLTNPQELAQLIFNQTDPPICYAAHRLLSQDRIFFKQKGDYYEPRSPQQVQDIRHQLEKAAQKQEEVNTFYSKIQQALQGETVTWSGKERHLLEQLEQFVILEGQESRPVAELLAHLDRPVTPAGAHELLVDLGWWHPHENLALRRSSLPTTFPPAVLEAVAMRVEDPPTDLDAPWRKDLTALKVYTIDDISTKEIDDGLSWELLPDGRERLWIHIADPGRWLTPGDILDQEARRRSTSVYLPTGVIPMFPEVLATGPMSLQQGQTCCALSFGVILEPSGAIAEFQITASWVRPTYRLTYEDVDELLQLQIERERELLHLSQWAERRLHWRLAQGAIQIQMPEADIKVTDDQVEVRLQQPSPARLMVAEMMILAGEVTARYAQNAGLAMPFRSQPQPELPSEEELLQLPGGPVRTCAIRRCLTKSEVSVTPGRHASLGLDAYVQATSPIRRYGDLLAHWQLKAHLRGEAPVFAAAELQSILQSVTAATQEASLVERQTNRYWSLEYLRRHGQGVWTALVLRWLREDMDLVLVLLEELGLELGMRVQRPVKLGEHLQVQVTHVDPYRDVIHLREVTP
- the recR gene encoding recombination mediator RecR, producing the protein MSSAYTRPLARLIERLQRLPGIGPKSAQRLALHLVKQPEQEIHALATALLEAKQQVGHCQICYHLSAAPICEICANPERDNQTICVVTDSRDVIALEKTREYRGKYHVLGGVISPMDGIGPEQLTINALVKRVGETQPKEVILALSPTIEGETTILYLGRLLQPLTRVTRIASGLPVGGDLEYADELTLAKALEGRREL
- the msrB gene encoding peptide-methionine (R)-S-oxide reductase MsrB yields the protein MEPPAPLPRTDEEWQKILKPEQFRILRQHGTERAGSSPLDKNYAPGNYYCAGCGTLLFTSDTKFNSGTGWPSFYAPVPGAVGTSEDLSYGMRRVEVHCNTCGGHLGHVFPDGPRPTGERYCINGVALIFVPAGEPAPVISR
- the guaA gene encoding glutamine-hydrolyzing GMP synthase codes for the protein MIAILDFGSQYSELIARRIRETQVYSEVLPYHTTVEQLRAWQPRGIILSGGPNSVYDRGAPQCDPGIWQLGIPILGVCYGMQLMVQQLGGRVVRSALGEYGKAALHIDDPTDLLTNVEDGTTMWMSHGDSVVQLPEGFAILAHTENCPCAAIADHQHNWYGVQFHPEVVHSQGGMALIRNFVYHICGCEPTWTTAAFVEEAINEIRVKVGDKRVLLALSGGVDSSTLAFLLHRAIGNQLTCVFIDQGFMRKLEPERLVKLFHEQFHIPVEYVNARERFLQAIKGVTDPEEKRRVIGHEFIRVFESESKRLGPFDYLAQGTLYPDVIESAGGALDPQTGERVAVKIKSHHNVGGLPKDLQFKLIEPLRRLFKDEVRKVARALKLPDEIIQRQPFPGPGLAIRIIGEVTPERLETLREADWIVRQEINRHGLYNQLWQSFAVLLPVRSVGVMGDKRTYAYPIVLRFVTSEDGMTADWARVPHEFLELVANRIVNEVPGVNRVVYDITSKPPGTIEWE
- the folE gene encoding GTP cyclohydrolase I FolE; this translates as MTLTPRLIHPVANGHLPKLADGAIAEDNNFVIVTNPNPEVYLDSEPVIRSQKTDPELGQRVAQFLIAKGVATPQVETGLDDTQKRTLIARHFAEIMRILGLDLRDDSLADTPRRVAQMYVDEIFYGLDWRNFPKCTTVDNKMGYSSMVVERNINVQSNCEHHFVIIDGRAHVAYIPKEKVLGLSKINRVVEYFAKRPQIQERLTEQIFYALSYILETEDIAVLIQAKHYCVKSRGVEDVNSDTVTSKLGGVFLLSTATRSEFMRLVHGAVIS
- a CDS encoding YbjN domain-containing protein yields the protein MDATFPEPTAETNLMDDVETVISSLAEADSAQVSHLEQGCVWRFRYGTAQVYVQMTGVTPDDTFTVWSAILKLPVQNPLELYQQLLALNWATTMEARFAILDQEVVVVGTRSVMELDPSEIARMITIVASLADLYDEELQAKFPAVA